A part of Loxodonta africana isolate mLoxAfr1 chromosome 11, mLoxAfr1.hap2, whole genome shotgun sequence genomic DNA contains:
- the NTN5 gene encoding netrin-5, translated as MPVTIALLFLLSQATSDPCYDPGGRPRFCLPPVTQLASVTTSCPRACAPSPGVGLGLQASCNGSLALALGGPFLLTSISLRFCTPGPPALVLSAAWAEGGPWRLLWRRPAWPGALGGPERVTFRAPPGPKASVVASHLLIELGGRAGLAAASVRGRCQCHGHAARCVARSRPPRCRCRHHTTGPGCESCRPSHRDRPWRPATPQHPHPCLPCFCNQHAWRCRFNAELFRLSGGLSGGVCERCRHHTTGRHCHYCQPGFWRDPSQPITSRKACRACQCHPIGATGGVCNQTSGQCSCKLGVTGLRCNRCGPGYQQSRSPRMPCQRIPEATTTLATTPSAYGSDPQCQNYCNASDTRVHMSLRRYCLQDYILHVKVLAIEAAGPTWWRLAVRVLAVYKQRAQPVPRGGQDAWVPRADLACGCLRLRPSIDYLLLGSAADGPDPARLVLDRHGLALPWRPRWARPLRRLQQEELAGGCRGLQPPTPGPGLEQ; from the exons ATGCCTGTGACAATTGCCCTCTTGTTCCTCCTGAGCCAGGCCACCTCAGACCCATGCTACGATCCAGGGGGCCGTCCCCGCTTCTGCCTCCCACCAGTGACCCAACTAGCCAGTGTGACGACCTCCTGCCCTCGGGCCTGTGCCCCCTCCCCGGGGGTAGGCCTTGGGCTCCAGGCCTCCTGCAATGGCagcctggccctggccctgggtGGCCCCTTCCTCCTGACATCCATCAGCCTGCGCTTCTGCACCCCAGGCCCCCCAGCCCTGGTCCTATCTGCTGCCTGGGCTGAGGGGGGTCCCTGGAGGCTACTGTGGCGCAGACCCGCCTGGCCGGGGGCCTTGGGAGGCCCTGAGCGGGTGACCTTCCGTGCCCCGCCAGGCCCTAAGGCCAGCGTGGTGGCCAGCCACCTCCTCATCGAGCTTGGGGGCCGGGCAGGACTGGCCGCGGCCAGTGTGAGAGGCCGCTGCCAGTGCCATGGTCATGCTGCCCGCTGTGTGGCCCGCTCTCGGCCCCCCCGCTGCCGCTGCCGCCATCACACCACTGGCCCTGGGTGCGAGAGCTGCCGCCCATCCCACCGCGACCGGCCCTGGCGGCCTGCCACTCCCCAGCACCCCCACCCCTGTCTGC CCTGCTTCTGCAACCAGCATGCCTGGCGCTGCCGCTTCAATGCTGAGCTGTTCAGGCTGTCAGGTGGCCTGAGCGGGGGTGTCTGTGAACGGTGTCGGCACCACACAACCGGGCGGCACTGCCACTACTGCCAGCCAGGGTTCTGGAGGGACCCCAGCCAGCCCATCACCAGCCGCAAGGCTTGCCGGG CCTGCCAGTGCCACCCCATTGGGGCAACAGGCGGTGTCTGCAACCAGACCAGTGGACAGTGCTCCTGCAAGTTGGGGGTCACGGGCCTCAGGTGCAACCGCTGTGGCCCTGGCTACCAGCAGAGCCGCTCCCCCAGGATGCCCTGCCAGC gaaTTCCAGAGGCAACAACCACTCTTGCCACGACCCCTAGTGCATATGGTTCAG ACCCTCAGTGTCAAAACTACTGCAATGCCTCGGACACCAGGGTGCACATGAGCCTTCGGAGGTACTGCCTGCAGGACTACA TTCTCCACGTGAAAGTACTGGCGATTGAGGCGGCTGGCCCCACGTGGTGGCGGCTAGCAGTGCGCGTCCTGGCCGTGTACAAGCAACGGGCGCAGCCGGTACCCCGCGGCGGCCAGGACGCCTGGGTGCCTCGCGCCGACCTGGCCTGCGGCTGCCTGCGCCTGCGGCCCAGCATCGACTACTTGCTGCTGGGCAGCGCGGCCGACGGCCCCGACCCCGCGCGCCTTGTCCTCGATCGCCACGGCCTCGCGCTGCCCTGGAGGCCGCGCTGGGCCCGGCCGCTGCGGAGGCTGCAGCAGGAGGAGCTCGCCGGGGGCTGCCGCGGCCTGCAGCCTCCGACCCCGGGCCCCGGGCTCGAGCAGTAG